The following proteins come from a genomic window of Yinghuangia sp. ASG 101:
- a CDS encoding pirin family protein, with translation MSDLDTHPTVRECGGRDDVSAAPVRELIPGREAHIGGSSAVRRVLPTLGRRMVGPWCFLDHYGPDDISARDGMQVAPHPHIGLQTVSWLREGEILHRDSVGSLATVLPGSLGLMTSGRGIAHSEESPVPHPAMLHGVQLWVALPDADRDTDPCFDLHTELPTFEARGLRGTVIMGEVDGSASPGRAYSPIAGAELALDADADVRLPLERDFEYAVVATGPGAVVDDVPLPVGSLLYLGCGRDDLRVRTDSASDLILVGGEPFAEKIVMWWNFVGRSHDEIVRARAQWQAEERFGEVHGYHAPRLAAPEMPATPLKPRGRAR, from the coding sequence GTGAGCGATCTCGACACCCACCCGACGGTCAGGGAATGCGGCGGACGCGACGACGTGTCCGCCGCCCCCGTGCGTGAGCTGATCCCCGGGCGCGAGGCGCACATCGGCGGCAGCAGCGCCGTACGCCGCGTCCTGCCCACGCTCGGCCGCCGCATGGTCGGCCCGTGGTGCTTCCTGGACCACTACGGGCCCGACGACATCTCCGCCCGCGACGGCATGCAGGTCGCCCCGCACCCGCACATCGGCCTCCAGACGGTCAGTTGGCTGCGGGAGGGCGAGATCCTGCACCGCGACAGCGTCGGCAGCCTGGCCACGGTGCTTCCCGGCAGCCTGGGGCTCATGACGTCCGGGCGCGGCATCGCGCACTCCGAGGAATCCCCCGTGCCGCACCCGGCGATGCTGCACGGCGTGCAGTTGTGGGTGGCGCTCCCCGACGCCGACCGCGACACCGACCCGTGTTTCGACCTCCACACCGAGCTGCCGACCTTCGAGGCCCGGGGCCTGCGCGGCACGGTGATCATGGGCGAGGTGGACGGCTCCGCCTCACCCGGGCGCGCGTACTCCCCGATCGCCGGTGCCGAGCTCGCCCTCGACGCGGACGCCGACGTTCGGCTGCCGCTGGAGCGCGACTTCGAGTACGCGGTGGTCGCCACCGGGCCCGGCGCGGTGGTCGACGACGTGCCCCTTCCGGTCGGCTCGCTGCTCTACCTCGGCTGCGGGCGCGACGACCTGCGCGTCCGCACCGATTCCGCGTCCGACCTGATCCTCGTCGGCGGGGAGCCGTTCGCGGAGAAGATCGTCATGTGGTGGAACTTCGTCGGGCGCTCCCACGACGAGATCGTCCGGGCGCGGGCCCAGTGGCAGGCCGAGGAGCGCTTCGGCGAGGTGCACGGCTACCACGCACCGCGCCTGGCCGCGCCGGAGATGCCCGCGACACCGCTGAAACCGCGCGGGCGAGCCCGTTGA